A genomic region of Anopheles coustani chromosome 3, idAnoCousDA_361_x.2, whole genome shotgun sequence contains the following coding sequences:
- the LOC131258971 gene encoding hepatitis A virus cellular receptor 1-like: protein MYLDGICWKVLLYPWLVKLAHWKGICFDHFKTTTPFPFITLPPNYTFPSSTVSSPIPFTPLTSPMLTFSTGPSTGQTTVTSTTFPTASPTVSLTFSSTISTQTVPISTITSTTTQLPTFTVPGGTTFPTSTDTNPTLTSTSLFPTVTFTNPTQGPTTGTIPGAILTSTLSPITPLTGISPLPTFPSFLTTINPPPLTSTIPTTISCPIIPQTCPPSLLTSTPFGGSNPVPGIDPRQVFNGCPCIDPRFILATTASG from the coding sequence ATGTATTTGGACGGAATCTGCTGGAAGGTGCTACTGTATCCGTGGTTGGTGAAGCTGGCACACTGGAAAGGCATATGCTTTGACCACTTCAAGACGACCACGCCGTTTCCGTTCATTACGTTGCCACCCAACTATACGTTCCCATCTTCCACGGTGTCCTCTCCGATTCCTTTCACTCCCCTGACCAGCCCTATGTTAACGTTCAGTACGGGTCCATCAACGGGTCAAACAACTGTTACCTCAACCACATTCCCAACGGCATCACCAACGGTGTCTCTAACCTTTTCCTCCACGATCAGCACCCAAACCGTTccaatttcaacaataacaTCTACCACAACCCAGCTGCCTACTTTCACAGTACCCGGTGGTACTACTTTCCCAACGTCAACCGATACAAACCCTACCCTCACGTCTACATCCCTATTTCCTACGGTTACGTTTACTAACCCTACTCAAGGACCCACTACCGGCACTATTCCAGGTGCTATCTTAACCTCTACCCTTAGCCCCATTACTCCTTTGACAGGAATATCTCCCCTGCCCACATTCCCATCGTTCCTTACGACGATTAATCCTCCCCCACTAACTAGCACAATTCCGACTACCATTTCCTGTCCTATCATTCCCCAAACGTGTCCTCCGTCCCTGCTAACGTCCACTCCGTTCGGTGGGTCCAACCCAGTGCCCGGTATAGATCCAAGACAAGTCTTTAACGGGTGTCCGTGTATCGATCCGAGATTTATTCTAGCTACTACCGCAAGCGGTTGA
- the LOC131258925 gene encoding venom serine protease Bi-VSP-like, protein MFKFTFLILSCLIIHNVQPQTGRSCYTPNGQIGVCQVFQYCSSLIRLYQYNRNQETVNFLLASQRSCGNRNYNGSPVLCCSDGVSYDQTTTSSPFVEVTTAAPAAPLRTADCIGPDNREGYCISIRSCPDVLNEFVRRQTDPDYVQYIRRSNGICNYVQPNICCPLNAAPPAPPTVIPPTSAPPTAPPTAPPTAPPPPPPAPVTEGPPPAPSSGPAELLTPETGCGFSAVEHNRVVGGVPAALNGWPWMALIGYKNTLGEVSFKCGGSLITKRHVLSAAHCLRRDLSSVRLGEHDTTTDGETNHIDVPVTRYEAHPMYDKKDGHTDLAVLFLEHEVQFNEAIKPICLPLSDTIRTKNFIGYMPFVAGWGRTQEGGKSASVLQELQIPIIANDECRTLYDKIGKVFSQKQFDNAVMCAGELMGGKDSCQGDSGGPLMLPQRFGTQFYYYQVGIVSYGIGCARAEVPGVYTRVASFVDWIQQKVAEPL, encoded by the exons ATGTTTAAGTTCACGTTTTTAATTCTATCCTGCCTGATCATACACAACGTGCAGCCGCAGA CCGGCAGATCCTGCTATACCCCGAACGGTCAGATAGGCGTGTGTCAGGTGTTTCAGTACTGCTCGTCGCTGATCAGACTGTACCAGTACAACCGGAACCAGGAGACGGTGAACTTCCTGCTCGCGTCCCAGCGCAGCTGCGGCAACCGCAACTACAATGGCAGCCCCGTGCTCTGCTGCAGCGACGGCGTCTCGTACGATCAAACTACAACCTCGTCTCCTTTTGTAGAGGTCACCACGGCCGCCCCGGCCGCTCCCCTGCGCACCGCCGACTGCATCGGACCGGACAACCGCGAAGGATATTGCATAA GTATCCGTAGCTGCCCGGATGTGCTGAATGAGTTCGTTCGCCGCCAGACCGATCCTGACTACGTGCAGTACATCCGCAGGTCGAATGGCATCTGCAACTACGTCCAGCCGAACATCTGCTGCCCGCTGAACGCGGCCCCACCGGCACCACCCACCGTCATCCCACCGACGAGCGCACCACCGACGGCCCCACCGACGGCCCCACCAACCGCAcccccaccgccaccaccagccccggTCACCGAGGGACCACCGCCGGCGCCCTCTTCCGGCCCGGCCGAGCTGCTGACGCCGGAAACCGGTTGCGGGTTCAGCGCCGTGGAGCACAACCGGGTGGTCGGCGGCGTCCCGGCGGCCCTGAACGGATGGCCCTGGATGGCGCTGATCGGCTACAAGAACACGCTCGGCGAGGTGTCGTTCAAGTGCGGCGGTTCGCTCATCACCAAGCGTCACGTGCTGTCCGCCGCTCACTGTCTGCGCCGCGATCT GTCCTCGGTTCGCCTGGGAGAGCACGATACAACCACCGACGGAGAAACGAACCACATCGATGTGCCCGTGACTCGG TATGAAGCGCATCCCATGTACGATAAAAAGGACGGCCACACGGACTTGGCCGTGCTGTTCTTGGAGCATGAGGTACAGTTCAATG AGGCCATCAAGCCCATCTGCCTGCCGCTGAGCGACACGATTCGCACCAAGAACTTCATCGGCTACATGCCGTTCGTGGCCGGCTGGGGCCGGACGCAGGAGGGCGGCAAATCGGCCTCCGTGCTGCAGGAGCTGCAGATCCCGATCATCGCCAACGACGAGTGCCGCACGCTGTACGACAAGATCGGCAAGGTGTTCTCGCAGAAGCAGTTCGACAACGCGGTCATGTGCGCCGGCGAACTGATGGGCGGCAAGGACTCCTGCCAGGGTGACAGCGGTGGTCCGCTCATGTTGCCGCAGCGTTTCGGCACGCAGTTCTACTACTACCAAGTCGGCATCGTCTCGTACGGTATCGGATGTGCCCGCGCCGAGGTCCCCGGAGTGTACACTCGGGTCGCCAGCTTCGTCGACTGGATTCAGCAGAAGGTGGCGGAACCGTTGTGA
- the LOC131258982 gene encoding venom protease-like produces MCFKILLSHDSCLTPNAQRGICIVYVNCDIILQLLIRNANLHDPSIETFVAQSVCGYYDVTPMVCCPTLRFVQGTFNVTTSAPPVATTTTASSGSFYFENAPATPVGTISPSFGGTTKLPTNDADRCGMSNGTHTRVVGGVDAQLNAWPWMAALGYRGSSFELNAGPRFLCGGSLITTSHVLTVAHCTQNGLYFVRLGEHDLSSDQDGANPVDIYIQRWLVHERYDATLIRNDIALIWLQKSVSITDAVRPICLPLEARQRTKDLTYYAPFIAGWGAVAFNGPTASKLQEAQVVVLPVDQCAFNYKLYFPNQVFDDTVMCAGFPQGGKDSCQGDSGGPLMLPELSTNGQYYYYTLVGLVSYGYECARAGFPGVYVKVTAYLPWIETNLNA; encoded by the exons ATGTGTTTTAAGATTCTTCTATCGC ATGATAGCTGCCTCACCCCCAACGCCCAAAGGGGTATCTGCATCGTGTACGTCAACTGCGACATCATCCTTCAGCTACTGATCCGAAACGCTAATCTCCACGATCCATCGATCGAGACCTTTGTGGCGCAGTCTGTCTGCGGGTACTATGATGTGACACCAATG GTCTGTTGTCCAACTTTACGCTTCGTTCAGGGAACATTCAACGTCACTACTAGtgcaccgcccgtcgctactactaCCACTGCTTCTAGTGGGTCATTTTACTTTGAAAACGCTCCGGCAACTCCGGTGGGGACaatttcaccatctttcggaggTACCACGAAGCTACCAACGAACGACGCTGACCGGTGTGGTATGTCCAATGGGACGCACACGCGGGTAGTCGGTGGCGTCGATGCACAGTTGAATGCGTGGCCGTGGATGGCCGCCCTGGGTTACCGTGGGTCATCGTTCGAGCTGAACGCGGGTCCTCGGTTCCTGTGTGGCGGATCGCTCATAACAACTTCCCATGTCCTCACGGTTGCCCACTGTACCCAGAATGGTCTATACTTTGTGCGCCTCGGTGAACACGATCTCTCCTCCGACCAggatggggccaacccggtggACATCTACATCCAACGGTGGCTCGTACACGAACGCTACGACGCGACTCTCATCCGCAACGACATTGCGCTCATTTGGCTTCAGAAGAGTGTCTCCATAACGGATGCCGTTCGGCCGATCTGTCTTCCGCTGGAAGCGCGGCAACGCACGAAAGATCTAACCTACTACGCCCCGTTCATTGCCGGCTGGGGAGCGGTTGCATTCAACGGACCTACCGCAAGCAAGCTGCAGGAGGCTCAGGTGGTAGTACTTCCGGTCGATCAGTGCGCCTTCAACTACAAGCTGTACTTCCCCAACCAGGTCTTCGATGACACAGTGATGTGTGCCGGTTTCCCCCAGGGGGGCAAAGACTCCTGCCAAGGTGACAGCGGTGGCCCGCTAATGCTGCCGGAG cTCTCGACCAACGGTCAGTACTATTACTACACCCTCGTCGGTCTCGTCTCGTACGGATACGAGTGCGCTCGTGCTGGTTTTCCGGGAGTCTACGTGAAAGTCACTGCGTATTTGCCATGGATCGAGACGAACCTGAACGCTTGA